From Novosphingobium aureum, a single genomic window includes:
- the puuE gene encoding allantoinase PuuE — protein MARDLTGYGATPPAANWPGGARVAVQFVINYEEGAENSVLNGDKGSEAFLSEMVGAASHPDRAMAMESLYEYGSRAGFWRLHRLFTARGLPVTVFGVAKAMEMNPEAVAAMRAADWEIASHGLRWIDYQYVDEAVERAHIAEAVALHEKLTGSRPLGWYQGRTSPNTARLVAEEGGFLYDADSYADDVPYWDKTHAHLREGRAQLVVPYTLDVNDMKIVALNGFTEGEQFFRHMRDTFDQLVEEGGRMMSVGLHARIAGKPGRARWLARFLDHVTASGEAWVARRCDIARHWIAQYPCPGDAA, from the coding sequence ATGGCGCGCGATCTCACCGGCTACGGCGCCACGCCGCCTGCCGCCAACTGGCCCGGCGGTGCGCGCGTCGCGGTGCAGTTCGTGATCAATTACGAGGAGGGCGCGGAGAACTCGGTCCTCAACGGCGACAAGGGCTCCGAGGCGTTTCTCTCCGAAATGGTCGGCGCGGCAAGCCACCCCGACCGCGCCATGGCGATGGAGAGCCTCTACGAATACGGCAGCCGCGCAGGCTTCTGGCGGCTGCACCGCCTCTTTACCGCGCGTGGGCTGCCGGTCACGGTGTTCGGCGTGGCGAAGGCCATGGAGATGAACCCCGAGGCGGTCGCGGCCATGCGCGCGGCTGACTGGGAGATCGCCAGCCACGGCCTGCGCTGGATCGACTACCAGTACGTCGATGAGGCGGTCGAGCGCGCCCATATCGCAGAGGCCGTGGCGCTGCACGAGAAGCTGACCGGCAGCCGCCCGCTCGGCTGGTATCAGGGGCGCACCTCGCCCAATACCGCGCGGCTGGTGGCCGAGGAGGGCGGTTTCCTCTACGATGCCGACAGCTACGCCGACGACGTGCCCTATTGGGACAAGACCCATGCGCACTTGCGCGAGGGGCGCGCGCAGCTCGTCGTGCCCTACACGCTCGACGTCAACGACATGAAGATCGTCGCGCTCAACGGCTTCACCGAAGGCGAGCAGTTCTTTCGGCACATGCGCGACACCTTCGACCAGCTCGTCGAGGAGGGCGGACGCATGATGTCGGTGGGGCTGCACGCGCGCATCGCCGGAAAGCCGGGTCGCGCGCGCTGGCTCGCCCGCTTCCTCGACCATGTCACCGCCAGCGGCGAGGCCTGGGTCGCGCGCCGCTGCGACATCGCCCGCCACTGGATCGCCCAGTACCCTTGCCCCGGAGACGCTGCATGA
- the uraH gene encoding hydroxyisourate hydrolase has protein sequence MNTLSTHVLDTMHGCPAAGVSISLIAEGGTVLFEGTTNADGRCPELPRAPSGAYHLRFAVADYFRARGVHLPEPPFLDVVQIDFGIADIAAHYHVPLLVSPYAYSTYRGS, from the coding sequence ATGAACACGCTTTCGACCCACGTGCTCGACACCATGCACGGCTGCCCGGCAGCGGGCGTCTCGATCTCGCTGATCGCCGAGGGGGGCACGGTGCTCTTTGAAGGCACCACCAATGCCGACGGGCGCTGCCCCGAACTGCCCCGCGCCCCCTCGGGCGCCTATCACCTGCGCTTCGCCGTGGCCGACTACTTCCGCGCGCGCGGCGTCCACCTGCCTGAGCCGCCGTTCCTCGACGTGGTGCAGATCGACTTCGGCATCGCCGATATCGCGGCGCACTACCACGTGCCGCTGCTCGTCTCGCCCTATGCCTATTCGACCTACCGGGGCAGCTGA
- the xdhB gene encoding xanthine dehydrogenase molybdopterin binding subunit, whose product MAERDPAFTAAQVVEKPSHPHESAHLHVTGSARYADDLAEPGDMLHLAFGMASEAHAAITAMDLAAVRAAPGVVAVYTAADIPCANDVSPVAHDDRLLADGEVISHGQPVFLVAATSRDAARRAARLGEITYEPRSALVTAAQARAAQSLIEPTQRMARGDADKALAGAPQRLAGSFEMGGQDHFYLEGQVCVATPGEDGQVHLVSSTQHPSEVQHLVAHMLGLTSADVTVEVRRMGGAFGGKETQAALIAAASALVAAKTGRPAKLRLDRDDDMVATGKRHPFEVSYEVGFDDAGRLLALKLGLSSPCGATVDLSPAINDRAMFHADNCYYLADVEILSERLKTNTVSATAFRGFGGPQGMLAIERIMDHVAQHLGCEPLDLRIANLYAPGRDTTPYEMKVADNIAPDMIAHLRTSSRYDERAAKIAAFNADSAVIKKGIALTPVKFGISFTTTHLNQAGALIHVYADGSIQVNHGGTEMGQGVYIKVAQVVADVFAVPIESVRCTATRTDKVPNTSATAASSGADLNGMAAFDAASRIRARLVGFLARTYGCRKAEVRFTPEGVQAGAASLTFGEVARRAHIGRVSLSSTGFYATPDIAYDREAHKGRPFYYFAYGAAVSEVAVDTLTGEHKVLAVDILHDVGASLNPMIDKGQIEGGFIQGQGWLTTEELVWDDKGRLLTHSPATYKIPTASDRPARFSIALWDGQNVEPTINRSKAVGEPPFMLAISVFSALTRAVAAVAPERRELPPLDAPATPERVLKAINAHREGALVA is encoded by the coding sequence ATGGCTGAGCGCGATCCCGCCTTCACCGCCGCACAGGTCGTCGAGAAGCCTTCGCACCCGCACGAAAGCGCGCACCTCCACGTGACCGGCAGTGCGCGCTATGCCGACGACCTCGCCGAGCCCGGCGACATGCTCCATCTCGCTTTCGGCATGGCGAGCGAGGCGCATGCGGCGATCACCGCGATGGACCTCGCGGCGGTGCGTGCGGCGCCGGGTGTGGTTGCGGTCTACACCGCTGCCGACATTCCTTGCGCCAACGACGTCTCACCCGTCGCGCACGACGATCGCCTGCTCGCCGATGGCGAGGTCATCAGCCATGGCCAGCCGGTGTTCCTCGTTGCCGCGACGAGCCGCGACGCCGCGCGCAGGGCCGCGCGTCTCGGCGAGATCACCTATGAGCCGCGCTCCGCGCTGGTCACGGCAGCGCAGGCCCGCGCTGCGCAGAGCCTGATCGAGCCGACCCAGCGCATGGCGCGCGGAGATGCCGACAAGGCACTTGCGGGCGCACCGCAACGCCTCGCTGGCAGCTTCGAGATGGGTGGACAGGACCACTTCTACCTCGAAGGGCAAGTCTGTGTCGCGACGCCGGGCGAGGACGGACAGGTCCATCTCGTCAGTTCGACCCAGCACCCGAGCGAGGTGCAGCACCTCGTCGCGCACATGCTCGGCCTCACCAGCGCCGACGTCACGGTCGAGGTGCGCCGCATGGGCGGGGCCTTCGGCGGCAAGGAGACGCAGGCCGCGCTGATCGCGGCGGCCAGCGCGCTCGTCGCCGCGAAGACCGGGCGTCCGGCCAAGCTACGGCTCGACCGCGACGACGACATGGTCGCGACCGGCAAGCGCCATCCCTTCGAGGTCTCCTACGAGGTCGGCTTCGACGATGCGGGGCGCCTCCTCGCGCTCAAGCTGGGGCTCTCCTCGCCTTGCGGGGCGACGGTCGATCTCAGCCCCGCGATCAACGACCGCGCGATGTTCCATGCCGACAACTGCTACTATCTAGCCGACGTCGAGATCCTTTCCGAGCGGCTGAAGACCAACACCGTCTCGGCGACCGCGTTCAGGGGCTTCGGCGGGCCGCAGGGCATGCTCGCGATCGAGCGGATCATGGATCATGTCGCGCAGCATCTGGGCTGCGAGCCGCTCGACCTGCGTATCGCCAATCTCTATGCTCCGGGGCGCGACACGACGCCTTACGAGATGAAGGTCGCCGACAACATCGCGCCGGACATGATCGCGCACTTGCGCACCTCCTCGCGCTACGACGAGCGCGCAGCGAAGATCGCGGCGTTCAATGCGGATAGCGCGGTGATCAAGAAGGGCATCGCGCTTACTCCGGTCAAGTTCGGGATCAGTTTCACGACGACCCATCTCAATCAGGCGGGTGCGCTGATCCACGTCTACGCCGATGGTTCGATCCAGGTGAACCATGGCGGCACCGAGATGGGGCAGGGCGTCTACATCAAGGTCGCGCAAGTGGTTGCCGATGTCTTCGCCGTGCCCATCGAGAGCGTGCGCTGCACCGCGACGCGCACCGACAAGGTGCCCAATACCTCGGCGACGGCGGCAAGCTCGGGCGCGGACCTCAACGGCATGGCCGCTTTCGATGCTGCCAGCAGGATTCGCGCGCGTCTCGTCGGCTTCCTTGCCCGGACTTATGGTTGCCGCAAAGCGGAAGTGCGCTTCACGCCCGAAGGCGTGCAGGCGGGAGCGGCCAGCCTGACGTTCGGCGAAGTGGCCCGGCGCGCGCACATCGGGCGCGTCTCGCTCAGTTCGACCGGCTTCTACGCGACGCCCGACATCGCCTACGACCGCGAGGCCCACAAGGGCCGGCCGTTCTACTACTTCGCCTATGGCGCTGCAGTGAGCGAAGTCGCGGTGGATACCCTCACCGGCGAGCACAAGGTCCTGGCGGTCGATATTCTCCATGACGTCGGCGCATCGCTCAACCCGATGATCGACAAGGGCCAGATCGAGGGCGGTTTCATTCAGGGTCAGGGCTGGCTGACCACCGAGGAGCTGGTCTGGGACGACAAGGGGCGGCTGCTCACGCACAGCCCCGCGACCTACAAGATCCCGACCGCCTCGGATCGGCCAGCACGATTCTCGATCGCGCTGTGGGACGGACAGAACGTCGAGCCGACGATCAACCGCTCCAAGGCTGTGGGCGAGCCGCCGTTCATGCTGGCGATCTCGGTGTTCTCGGCGCTGACCCGCGCGGTCGCCGCCGTGGCCCCCGAACGGCGCGAACTTCCCCCGCTCGATGCGCCGGCGACGCCCGAGCGCGTGCTCAAGGCTATTAACGCGCACCGCGAGGGGGCGCTTGTCGCATGA
- the uraD gene encoding 2-oxo-4-hydroxy-4-carboxy-5-ureidoimidazoline decarboxylase: MATPAALFEHSPWVEARADAAPSSGDRHADLMAVVHAASEAEQLALIRAHPELAGKAAIDRTLTDASSAEQASAGLDRLTPEEYEAFHALNAAYRERFGFPFIICVRLTDKAGILAAMRARLANDRASEIATAIDQIGEIVRLRLEDMS; encoded by the coding sequence ATGGCAACGCCCGCCGCCCTCTTCGAGCACAGCCCCTGGGTCGAGGCGCGCGCCGATGCCGCGCCCTCGAGCGGGGATCGCCATGCCGACCTGATGGCGGTGGTCCATGCGGCCAGCGAGGCCGAACAGCTCGCGCTGATCCGCGCGCACCCCGAACTCGCGGGCAAGGCGGCGATCGACCGCACGCTTACGGATGCCAGCAGCGCCGAGCAGGCGAGCGCCGGACTCGACCGGCTCACTCCAGAAGAATACGAGGCGTTCCATGCGCTCAACGCGGCCTATCGCGAGCGCTTCGGCTTTCCCTTCATCATCTGCGTGCGCCTGACCGACAAGGCAGGTATCCTTGCCGCCATGCGCGCACGCCTTGCCAACGACCGCGCCAGCGAGATCGCCACAGCCATCGACCAGATCGGTGAGATCGTGCGCCTGCGACTGGAAGACATGTCATGA
- the xdhC gene encoding xanthine dehydrogenase accessory protein XdhC — MTQWIGWLRQRGEGPCALVSVLATEGSAPRGAGTRMLVSAEGQQGTIGGGQLEYRAVEQARAMLDLAPGTWRVQDYPLGPLLGQCCGGRVRLLIEHLDPEGLDWLHDAQVGRMLETSLCEERVTRRIHDRETATRQSARGERPGAGTRIIEPVGERPRPFYLFGAGHVGQAIARHATGLPLQLAWFDTRPELEGIDGVTVVAPEDIAHCIEEAPADAAIAILTHDHPLDYHLTLTALGRVPVAFVGLIGSSTKIARFRSRLKADGIGDEALARLTAPIGVPGVKGKEPDVIAIAVLAQLLQLRGA, encoded by the coding sequence ATGACGCAATGGATCGGCTGGCTGCGACAGCGCGGGGAAGGGCCTTGCGCGCTGGTATCGGTGCTCGCGACCGAAGGCTCCGCGCCGCGCGGCGCGGGCACGCGCATGTTGGTGAGCGCTGAAGGTCAGCAAGGCACCATCGGTGGCGGACAGCTCGAGTACCGCGCTGTCGAACAGGCGCGTGCGATGCTCGATCTCGCGCCGGGCACATGGCGCGTGCAGGACTACCCGCTCGGCCCCTTGCTCGGGCAATGCTGCGGCGGGCGGGTGCGGCTGCTGATCGAGCATCTCGATCCTGAAGGCCTCGACTGGCTGCACGATGCGCAAGTCGGCCGCATGCTCGAGACCAGCCTCTGCGAAGAGCGGGTCACGCGCCGTATTCACGATCGCGAGACCGCGACCCGCCAGTCCGCGCGCGGCGAAAGGCCCGGGGCGGGCACGCGCATTATCGAGCCGGTGGGCGAGCGCCCGCGTCCGTTCTACCTCTTCGGCGCAGGCCATGTCGGGCAGGCCATCGCGCGCCATGCGACCGGGTTGCCGCTGCAGCTGGCCTGGTTCGACACGCGGCCCGAGCTCGAAGGCATCGATGGGGTCACCGTGGTCGCGCCCGAGGACATTGCGCATTGCATCGAGGAGGCGCCTGCAGATGCGGCGATCGCCATCCTCACGCACGACCACCCGCTCGACTACCATCTGACACTGACCGCGCTGGGGCGCGTTCCGGTGGCCTTCGTCGGTCTCATCGGCTCCTCGACCAAGATCGCCCGGTTCCGCTCGCGCCTGAAGGCGGACGGTATCGGTGACGAAGCCCTCGCGCGCCTCACCGCGCCGATCGGTGTGCCGGGCGTCAAGGGCAAGGAGCCCGACGTGATCGCCATCGCCGTGCTTGCGCAGCTCTTGCAGCTGAGGGGTGCATGA
- a CDS encoding FAD/NAD(P)-binding protein, with product MSETAASPASLKALEERLAREIALVGFNRPQWVRERHFAGESVLDVAVIGGGQCGLAAAFGLRREGVGNVMVFDENPAGYEGPWETYARMVTLRTPKTLTPIDFGIPSLTFQAWWEAQHGAQGWERLDKIARGDWMDYLRWYRRVLDLPVVNEARLTRIEPLPGEGLHRLHFVDGAVEHARKVVLATGIQGGGEWHTPAMVSDNLPKSLWAHTSEPIDFAKLHGKRIGILGGGASAFDNANFALTQGVEAAEVFIRRKQLPRINPIRFMEQVGFAARYPALDDVTKYAAMDCFLGHNQPPTNDTFERAAAWPGFRLHLGAPWLDVAEHDGLVRVTTPHGHHDFDFVVISTGLVSDPGLRPELCDVAPLIARWGDRVTPKGKRNALIDAHPYLGEAFEFLAREGADAAPLHGLFAFNYSALLSLGLSASALSGLNLALPRLLRGIADQLFLDDKDVLVAEFLEYDVPEFLGEWPLPETASGAGEAA from the coding sequence ATGAGCGAAACCGCCGCCAGCCCCGCCAGCCTCAAGGCCCTCGAAGAGCGCCTCGCGCGCGAGATCGCGCTTGTCGGTTTCAACCGCCCACAATGGGTGCGCGAGCGCCACTTCGCGGGCGAGAGCGTGCTCGACGTGGCGGTGATCGGCGGTGGCCAGTGTGGTCTCGCCGCCGCCTTCGGCCTGCGCCGCGAAGGCGTTGGCAACGTCATGGTCTTCGACGAGAACCCGGCCGGCTACGAGGGGCCTTGGGAAACCTATGCGCGCATGGTCACCTTGCGCACGCCCAAGACGCTGACCCCGATCGACTTCGGCATTCCCTCGCTGACTTTCCAGGCCTGGTGGGAAGCGCAGCACGGTGCGCAAGGCTGGGAGCGGCTCGACAAGATCGCGCGCGGCGACTGGATGGATTACCTGCGCTGGTATCGCCGCGTCCTCGACCTGCCCGTGGTCAACGAGGCGCGTCTCACCCGCATCGAGCCGCTGCCCGGCGAAGGCTTGCACCGCCTGCACTTTGTCGATGGCGCGGTGGAACATGCGCGCAAGGTGGTGCTGGCGACGGGCATCCAGGGCGGGGGCGAGTGGCATACGCCGGCGATGGTCTCGGACAACCTGCCAAAGTCGCTCTGGGCGCATACCAGCGAGCCGATCGATTTCGCGAAGCTGCACGGCAAGCGCATCGGTATCCTGGGCGGTGGGGCATCGGCCTTCGACAATGCCAACTTCGCGTTGACGCAGGGTGTCGAGGCGGCCGAGGTCTTCATCCGGCGCAAGCAGCTGCCGCGCATCAATCCCATCCGCTTCATGGAGCAGGTCGGTTTTGCCGCGCGCTACCCCGCGCTCGACGATGTAACCAAGTACGCGGCGATGGACTGCTTCCTCGGCCACAACCAGCCGCCGACCAACGACACTTTCGAGCGCGCCGCCGCCTGGCCGGGCTTTCGCCTGCACCTCGGCGCGCCCTGGCTCGACGTTGCCGAGCATGACGGGCTGGTGCGCGTCACCACCCCGCACGGGCATCACGACTTCGATTTCGTGGTGATCTCGACCGGGCTCGTCAGCGATCCGGGGCTGCGTCCCGAACTTTGCGACGTTGCGCCGCTGATCGCGCGCTGGGGTGACCGGGTCACGCCGAAGGGCAAGCGCAACGCGCTCATCGACGCGCACCCCTATCTCGGCGAGGCCTTCGAGTTTCTCGCCCGCGAGGGAGCCGACGCAGCCCCGCTACACGGCCTGTTCGCCTTCAACTATTCGGCGCTGCTTAGCCTTGGCCTTTCCGCCTCGGCGCTTTCGGGGCTGAATCTCGCGCTGCCGCGCCTGCTACGCGGGATCGCGGACCAGCTGTTCCTCGACGACAAGGACGTGCTCGTCGCCGAATTCCTCGAATACGACGTGCCTGAATTCCTCGGCGAGTGGCCGCTTCCCGAGACGGCGAGCGGTGCAGGGGAAGCGGCATGA
- the xdhA gene encoding xanthine dehydrogenase small subunit, translating to MAISFLLDGERVDLDRLDPTGSVLDYLRYACQRTGTKEGCAEGDCGACTVLVGELSADGARVAWRALNACIQFLPMLHGKALMTVESLSTAGEPNALQACMAANGSSQCGFCTPGFVMSLHGRAIGACGSDLPLADVVAGNLCRCTGYGPILEAGEQVARLEQDDGALVEALAKIASEGASGEWQGRRWFVPRSIDELCALLEIYPQATLVAGATDVGLWVTKGLRELATVIFIGGVAGLDVIEETEEALVLGANVRHADAHPLLARLHPDLGELWRRFAALQVRNAGTIGGNIANGSPIGDGPPALIALGAELTLRSASGRRTIALEDFFVDYGKQDLRPGEFVETVTIPRPAGDAVIAMSKLSRRFDSDISAVCGAFVLTLEQGIVTGARVAFGGMAATPRRASACEAALVGKPFAMETMVAAGKALADDFSPLSDVRGSAGYRLEVAANLLVRLYLREQGKAVSVLDLESIDG from the coding sequence ATGGCCATTTCGTTTCTTCTCGATGGCGAGCGGGTCGATCTCGACCGGCTCGACCCCACCGGCTCGGTGCTCGACTACTTGCGCTATGCGTGCCAGCGCACCGGCACCAAGGAAGGCTGCGCAGAAGGCGACTGCGGGGCCTGCACGGTGCTGGTTGGCGAGCTTTCGGCTGACGGGGCAAGGGTCGCGTGGCGGGCGCTCAACGCCTGCATTCAGTTCCTGCCGATGCTCCACGGCAAGGCGCTCATGACTGTCGAGAGTCTCTCGACGGCGGGCGAGCCCAATGCGTTGCAGGCCTGCATGGCGGCCAATGGCTCGTCGCAATGCGGGTTCTGCACCCCCGGCTTTGTCATGTCGCTGCATGGCCGTGCGATCGGCGCTTGCGGCAGTGACTTGCCGCTTGCCGACGTGGTCGCGGGCAACTTGTGCCGCTGCACCGGCTACGGCCCGATCCTCGAGGCAGGCGAGCAGGTCGCGCGGCTCGAACAGGATGATGGCGCGCTGGTCGAGGCCCTGGCAAAGATCGCTAGCGAGGGCGCCTCGGGCGAGTGGCAGGGGCGGCGCTGGTTCGTGCCGCGCAGCATCGACGAGCTTTGCGCGCTGCTGGAGATATATCCCCAGGCGACCCTCGTCGCGGGTGCTACCGATGTCGGCCTGTGGGTGACTAAGGGCTTGCGTGAACTCGCCACGGTGATCTTCATCGGCGGCGTTGCCGGGCTCGACGTGATCGAAGAGACCGAGGAGGCACTGGTGCTTGGCGCCAACGTGCGTCATGCCGACGCGCATCCGCTGCTTGCGCGGCTGCACCCCGATCTCGGCGAACTCTGGCGGCGCTTCGCGGCGCTGCAGGTGCGCAATGCCGGAACCATCGGCGGCAACATCGCCAATGGTTCGCCGATCGGTGACGGACCGCCCGCGCTGATCGCGCTGGGTGCCGAGCTCACTCTGCGCAGCGCATCGGGCAGGCGCACCATCGCGCTCGAGGACTTCTTCGTCGACTACGGCAAGCAGGACCTGCGCCCCGGTGAATTCGTCGAGACGGTAACGATCCCGCGCCCTGCCGGGGATGCGGTGATCGCGATGAGCAAACTCTCGCGCCGCTTCGACAGCGACATCTCGGCCGTCTGCGGCGCCTTTGTGCTGACGCTGGAGCAGGGCATCGTAACTGGCGCGCGCGTGGCATTCGGCGGCATGGCGGCTACCCCGCGCCGGGCTTCGGCATGCGAGGCCGCGCTCGTGGGCAAGCCGTTCGCGATGGAAACCATGGTCGCGGCGGGCAAGGCACTGGCGGATGATTTCAGCCCTTTGAGCGACGTGCGCGGATCGGCCGGCTACCGGCTCGAAGTCGCGGCCAACCTGCTCGTGCGCCTGTATCTGCGCGAACAGGGCAAGGCAGTCTCGGTTCTCGATCTGGAGAGCATCGATGGCTGA
- the guaD gene encoding guanine deaminase — translation MSGLRAFRGELLSVGTDPREDAAAVRHEADGMLVVEKGIVIARGPFEEISPRFPDVPVETLPGVVVPGFIDAHVHYPQMDRIAAHGEQLLDWLDRHIFPAEKAFVERAHADALSEAFFTELLRNGTTSALVFPTVHEHSVDALFEAALARGMRLISGKVLMDLGPEGLRDTPASGRAESEALIRRWRGRGRLGYALTPRFALTSSDAQLADAGQFLAAHPDALMHTHLAENVHECAAVAERFPMAADYLDVYDRFGLVTDRSVFAHGIHLSERSCARLAESGAGIAVCPSSNLFLGSGHFDFGQADRHKLKLGLGTDIGAGTTFSMLHTAGLAYQAALAREDRLDPFRALHLATAGSARLLGIADKVGALEVGQEADFVVLDCAATPLLARRTRGASLAERLFALQILADDRSVARTYVMGESAWQRTL, via the coding sequence ATGAGCGGCTTGCGCGCCTTTCGCGGCGAACTGCTTTCGGTGGGCACCGACCCGCGCGAGGACGCCGCTGCCGTGCGCCACGAGGCCGACGGCATGCTCGTCGTCGAAAAAGGCATCGTCATTGCGCGCGGCCCCTTCGAGGAAATCTCGCCGCGCTTCCCGGATGTCCCGGTCGAGACGCTGCCCGGCGTCGTCGTGCCCGGCTTCATCGATGCCCATGTCCACTACCCGCAGATGGACCGCATTGCCGCGCATGGCGAGCAGCTGCTCGACTGGCTCGACCGGCACATCTTCCCTGCCGAGAAGGCCTTCGTCGAGCGCGCCCATGCCGATGCGCTCTCCGAGGCCTTCTTCACCGAACTGCTGCGCAATGGCACGACGAGTGCGCTGGTCTTCCCGACCGTGCACGAACACTCGGTCGACGCCCTGTTCGAGGCGGCGCTCGCGCGCGGGATGCGCCTGATCTCGGGCAAGGTGCTGATGGATCTTGGCCCCGAGGGGCTGCGCGACACGCCCGCGAGCGGTCGTGCCGAGAGCGAGGCGCTGATCCGCCGCTGGCGCGGGCGCGGGCGGCTGGGCTACGCGCTGACCCCTCGCTTCGCGCTGACCTCGAGTGACGCGCAGCTGGCCGATGCAGGGCAATTTCTGGCCGCGCACCCGGATGCGCTGATGCACACCCATCTGGCCGAGAACGTGCACGAATGCGCCGCCGTCGCCGAACGCTTTCCGATGGCGGCGGACTATCTCGACGTCTACGACCGCTTCGGCCTCGTCACCGACCGCTCGGTCTTCGCCCATGGCATCCACTTGTCCGAGCGGTCCTGCGCGCGCCTTGCCGAGAGCGGCGCGGGGATCGCGGTATGCCCGAGCTCGAACCTGTTCCTGGGCTCGGGGCATTTCGACTTCGGGCAGGCGGATCGCCATAAGCTCAAGCTGGGGCTCGGCACCGATATCGGTGCGGGCACGACCTTCTCGATGCTGCACACGGCGGGTCTCGCCTATCAGGCAGCGCTCGCGCGCGAGGACCGGCTCGATCCCTTCCGCGCGCTCCATCTCGCGACCGCCGGAAGCGCGCGCCTGCTCGGTATCGCCGACAAGGTCGGCGCGCTGGAGGTGGGGCAGGAGGCCGATTTCGTCGTGCTCGACTGCGCCGCGACGCCGCTCCTTGCACGCCGGACCCGGGGCGCGAGCCTTGCGGAACGGCTCTTCGCCCTCCAGATTCTCGCCGACGACCGCTCCGTGGCGCGCACTTACGTGATGGGTGAAAGCGCCTGGCAAAGGACCTTGTAA
- the hpxZ gene encoding oxalurate catabolism protein HpxZ yields MTINDPELLAEVTAAFNEYERALMEDDIAAMDKLFHEAETTNRYGVGEVLYGIEEIRAFRKGRGGSPQRKLGRVSIVTYGDAFATADAEFFREGSERRGRQTQSWVRFPDGWKVVSAHVSLEGNTH; encoded by the coding sequence ATGACAATCAACGATCCCGAACTCCTCGCCGAAGTGACCGCTGCGTTCAACGAGTACGAACGCGCGCTGATGGAGGACGACATCGCCGCGATGGACAAGCTGTTTCACGAGGCCGAGACGACCAATCGCTACGGCGTTGGCGAGGTGCTTTACGGCATCGAGGAGATCCGCGCGTTTCGCAAGGGACGCGGCGGCTCGCCACAGCGCAAGCTCGGCCGGGTCTCGATCGTGACATATGGTGATGCCTTCGCCACGGCCGATGCCGAATTCTTCCGCGAGGGCTCCGAGCGCCGTGGCCGCCAGACACAGAGCTGGGTGCGTTTCCCCGATGGCTGGAAGGTCGTCTCGGCGCATGTCAGCCTAGAGGGAAACACCCACTGA